Genomic segment of Coturnix japonica isolate 7356 chromosome 24, Coturnix japonica 2.1, whole genome shotgun sequence:
aaccatggagatgtggcagtgagggacACGGTCAGTGGGcaacattggtggtaggtggacagttggaccaggtgatcttagagggcttttccaaGTTCAGTGATTCTAAGATGAGTAAATTCAAGGGATGTTTTGTCTGCAtgatcagcagcagcagtagcagcaagTCCTCTGGTTCTCAGCCAAGTCCAAATTCACAGTATTTTCCTAATTCCTGACCTTGCCTCCTCCTCAGTCCCTGCATACCCcatgccctgcagctccctgctctctgTCTGCTGCCCTTCTTGCTCTCTAGGCCTGGAATTCACCAcgcacagcagctcagggctcaTATGCAAGAAACAGCCCAACTGCTCCAGGAGCTGCTTCCCCTCACACAGAGCTCCTGGATGGGGAAACATAAcaactcctcctcctcttcccccaccTCCCTTCTCCAGCACAACGCCATCTCCCTTAATTATGGTGCCTGCATTGCATTCTCCGTGGAGCCCAGTAAACAGCACCAGGAGACATCTGCAGGACGGAGAGGCTGTCAGTTTGACAGCTTTCCTGTGGCCCATCGATTCCACATCTTCTGAAGAGGATGACAATATTCAGGAAGGCACTGTAGTGTACAGACATCACTTAGACATTGATTTCTGGGAAACAGAAATGCCTTTGGAGCAGATCTGTCTCTGAACACCTTTCTCACACAGCCTCAGGCTGGGTTGGAGCTGCACAGTGTGGGGAGGAATCAGGGCAGGCActgggcacagggctgtgacCTTGCTGCTCCATCCTGCCCTTGACCGCTCAGTTAATCCGCAGCTGGATTAGCTCAGGCACGCTAACAATCCGTGTGGGCTCCCAGCTGGAATTAAGGTGGCTTTGCTGCAGTTAATTCAGGATggaatttgttctgtttcaggGCTCTGCCCACACCTGCGTCCCACGGCCCTGCATGAGCAgccctggctctgtgctgccctggaaGTGGTGTGTGGAGCTCTGACCCCATTCCCACAGGTGCCCGtcctccctctcctctgcaCTTATGATCCCATCCCCCAGCCTCCATCCACGCAGCTATCTGgataaaagcactgaaaactcTTCCTTGCTCTGTCTGAGAAGCCATCAGCAGTGAAGGACCATGAAGCACCGTCCTGTTCTAGGCAGCACCAAGAAGCATTTCCCAGTAGGGCAGGGATGCTGATCCTCCCTTCCTGCTTGTGAACTAATGGCAGACTTCCTGGCTCACTCCTGAAGAGAAAATAGAGGAGAAGGATGATGGTGCAGTTGGGTTTGCAACCAAAATCAGTTTTATGCTTCTCCCCTTTTTTTCCACCAGAATAAAAGCTGAAACAGACCAAAGCCATTATAGTGAGTTACAAGAAGCACAAGGTCAGCTTATTACTCTGCTCTGGAAAATAACCTTGCTGTTCATCAGTATGATGTGACTGTGGCTTGCACAAAATGGTCTTGGAAACACCTATGCAAGATGTGCTGaacacaacagcactgcagttctgaTGTGGGACATCACTGTGCCTGACAGGAACATGATCTGGTGTGGGACGGGCAGTGGTAGAAGGGAACTGGGCTGACCTTGAGCCGTTCTGCTTCCCAAACCAGAGCCCAGCCTTTACCAAACCTCCTGGTGACCAAACACCTTTCCATGCCCATTCTTTTTCTGGGTTCTGGAATGAACCTGACCCATGGCTTTGTAATTTTGTGCAGTTATCGAGTTGGAAATGAACTGCAGTCAGAGCTTGGGAGCTGGAGCAGCCAAGGGGCTGAACCTGCACATATCAAACCATTCAACACCTTTTATACTTTCCAGATACTTTTCTATGttcctgctttttcctccccccccacccctcccatcCTGCATTATATGCATGTTTCTGCCTTCTGTAGATAGCTTTGCATTATCAAAGGGCaatgggagaaaagaagaaattgtcGCTGCATTTAGCATTGATTTTTCCCCCTTCACTCTGAGTCACATAAGCtaacatttaattaatttctgaCACTTTGACAGTTTTTAAGAAGACATTTGTAGAGCTATCAAGTGCCGCTGATAGCACTGTCAGACAGACACTTTTTGAATTATCAGCTATTAAGGACCCATATGCAACAAATTTTCAGGGTTTATTATACAAATTGTTCTCTGAATGAAGAAAGCGCACAAAAGCTCAGTGAAACATAAGGAAACCATTGTTCCCAAGTGAATTTGatatttgcaaatgttttgctATTTTGATCACTTACGTGATTCTATAAATCTAATTCGCTTTGTCTTTTAGTGAGGAAATTAAATGGCCTTTTTAAGGGTCTGTTGAGAACGTGGCTGGATTTTCAAATCACGCTGGTCTTTATGGAGGTGCAGCTTGGCAAAAATGAAACAGGTGATCTCAGGAAGCGCTGAGAAGTGAAACAAGGTCCATTTCTAAACTGAAACTCCTAAACAAATAGTCAGAACTTCCAGCTGCCTTTAAACAGCTCTTGCCTTTATTCTTTGACTGCACCCTCTGACATGTCCCCCCTTTTCTTCATGTAATGACTGCTACTGATAGTCCAGACTGCAGAAATCTGGGGGAATTAACCCAAAATGGAAATGAACTTCCCAAATCCTTGCCCAGGTATCTGACTATCAGCTCAAGCAGTGCTCTGGATGTCCGTAGCACTACCATTCAGCAGCCATCTGCACATGGGAATTCAGGAGCAAGGCCGCGTGCGCATGgtcattttggttttattttacatgtcaatatttgtctgtttttccaACATCTTTGTGCAGAGTGGAGCTGGGACCTGGCAAGCTCATCTTCATGGATCCCCTAAACCTTTCCTGGTACAACAGTGACACTGGGGACAGGAACTGGAGCAAGCCGCTCAACGAGTCCAGTGCAGACCAGAAGCCTCAGTATAACTActatgctgtgctgctcacccTCCTCATCTTTGTCATTGTGTTTGGCAATGTGTTGGTCTGCATGGCTGTGTCCAGGGAGAAAGCCCTGCAGACCACCACCAATTACCTGATCGTCAGCCTGGCAGTGGCGGATCTCCTGGTGGCCACACTGGTCATGCCCTGGGTGGTCTATCTGGAGGTAGGTGACCAGCTTTTCCTCCCAGTACTGAATGGTTCTGGTAAAGGAGTTCCGAGGGGGAAGGTTTAGCAAATTGGACGTCAGCTATTTCCAGACCTCCAGAATTTCCCCAGAAGTGTTTTTAGGGAGAATGTATCCttggaaagagtagtcaggcattggatcaggctgcccagggaagtggtggagtcaccatcactggaggtgtttgaAGAAATGGTAGATGTAGTGTggagggatgtggtcagtgggtaGTATTGGTGGTAGGTTGGACGAGATGAtgttagaggtcttttccaaccttaataattctaagattctttgttttaaattttgtaATAGTCGAGTTATTAAATGAACAGACATGATAGCAGATGACAGGTTCACTTGAAAACATGCTATTGTTCAGAAGGCTGAATTACCACCCAATAGCATTGAAATTTTGGCCTATAAATCCAGGGATCAAGAGTGAAAGATCTCAAGTTTGTTTTCAAGACCGCACCAACAATCTGTACATTCCCAAGCACAAGAATGAGCCTAAAACAACATCATGAGGGTCACAGTAAAACTGCACAGAGCAGTAATCAGAAACCTATTCCTGAAGGACTGCAGTAGTAAGAAGAGCAAGCAGTTGTAGAAGTAGGTTGTAAATCCAGAGCTTTTATGTCACAATATATAAGAGAAACAGACTCCCAAGTGAGCTACTTGTCACATTACTGCCGTTAGCATGTCTCTTCGGTACAAAAGAGCTCTATGCTTCTGCAGCACCGAGCCATACTTGAGTGGCACATTGTTTTAAGAAAGCCAAATACTCCAAAATACTGCTTACCCGGCAGCGAAGGGCTCTTGCAACAGTAAACAgcacaaaagaatgaaataagCCTCTAGAGGAAAGAGTGGAGCAGCAGAAGCTGTTCTTCCCCCTGTCCTTGGCTGGGATGGCTGCATTCCTCAAACAGCCAAGAGCTGGGATGCTGGCGACCGACAGAGAAAGCATAAGACTGGAACTACACCAAATTTGCAATTCATTTTCAGGCATTTCATTAGGAGAGGAAATGATAAAACAGAGGCAAGCAATGGAAGAAGCCATAATCAATCAGCTCGTTAAGTATTAATGCAAGGCAAAACAAACCCGCTGATGTGACACGGGCTGTCGAGAAGCCACAATACTAATTATCACTCCAGTTAATTATTGTTTGTGTGgcactttaaaaatgtaaagcatTGTGCATGTGCTGAAGCATATTAACATGACCACAGGCTGGTTGTGACTGTAGCTAATGCCCCTGGGATTAGTTACACTCATCTATTGTATTTCTGTCTGACAGCAGCTCCCATGTTGCGAGGAGCCCTGACTCTCTTTGGGCCAGCTATGGGGATCACGGTGTTTTCCATACACTCAAACCCATGAGTGCAGGAACTTGATTTTGCACAGCCTTATATCTGGCTGGGAACCTTTGCCTTTGGGCAAACTCTAGTCGAAGTTACTGATGTGACTTTGTCTCTTAAGAGATTTTTTAATCACTGAGTATTCATCTGTCACTCAAGCTTCAATGCagtcattctttctttcttcttcatgctGCCTATGGTTATGTATATCAGAGCAGAAATAACTGAAGAATAGCTATCTTATTCATTCTATTTTCAAATGCAGTAGGACTCTATTTTTATTAGAGGGAAATATACATTTTCCATCACATGCCAAATACAGTAGTCCTAATAATTgctattaaatttaattttcaaagttcagtttcaacagcaaaatagaagagaaaaagtcTACTGGTAGCTAGAAGCATTATCTCTCAGTCTTTGTCTTTATCACAACAAGCAACATGTCAAAGGATTTTCACTCtgaattaaattcattttgttcaCAAAAATTAATACACATTAAATTTCTTCTCCGGTTTCATAAACAAAGGCACAAAAGGAAGCTTCCCCGTTACTGATCTTTGCCAGGTGTAATTAAATTTAAAGCATGTCTAATAAGAGCTGTAAGTACAACTAGTGTTGCTTGTGATATACAGTCGATGCCTGTCCTGTCAGACCCCTCCATAGCACTCCTTGGGGATTTCCTGCACTGACTGCATTCTCTCTGCAGGTGGTTGGGGAGTGGAGGTTCAGTCGGATCCACTGTGATATCTTCGTCACCCTCGATGTCATGATGTGCACCGCCAGTATCCTGAACCTCTGTGCCATCAGCATTGACAGGTGAGGGCTCAGCGGCGATAAACCCAAGGCAGCACTTGCAGAATAACGTAGGTCtgtgccctcctgctgcaggtaCACAGCCGTAGCGATGCCAATGCTGTACAACACCCGCTACAGCTCCAAGCGCCGTGTCACCCTCATGATTGCCGTGGTCTGGGTGCTCTCATTTGCCATCTCCAGCCCAATCCTGTTTGGCCTCAACAAGGCAGGTGAGTTGTGCCACCTGCAGCTGGCTGTTGGCATCTACTTGGCTCTGTGGGGTAGAGTTCTCCTTTCACTCTGGGCATCCTCTAACAGAGGAGGGGGAGGTTGGTGCGGGTCTGACAGAAGGGACAGCGAACCCTAAATATTTTGTCTTCCAGATGAGAAGGAATGCATCATTGCCAATCCTGCCTTCGTTGTGTATTCCTCCGTTGTCTCCTTCTATGTCCCCTTCATCGTCACCCTGCTAGTGTATGTGCAGATCTACATCGTGCTCCGCAAGCGCAGGAAGCGCGTCACCACCAAGCGCAGCAGCCACGGCCTGGACTCAGACACGCATGCGCCTCTGAAGGTAAACTCTGTGG
This window contains:
- the DRD2 gene encoding D(2) dopamine receptor isoform X1; amino-acid sequence: MDPLNLSWYNSDTGDRNWSKPLNESSADQKPQYNYYAVLLTLLIFVIVFGNVLVCMAVSREKALQTTTNYLIVSLAVADLLVATLVMPWVVYLEVVGEWRFSRIHCDIFVTLDVMMCTASILNLCAISIDRYTAVAMPMLYNTRYSSKRRVTLMIAVVWVLSFAISSPILFGLNKADEKECIIANPAFVVYSSVVSFYVPFIVTLLVYVQIYIVLRKRRKRVTTKRSSHGLDSDTHAPLKDKCTHPEDVKLCTVIVKSNGSFQVNKRKVEAESHIDMEMEMVSSTSPPERMLAKPAAPSNHQLVVPIVSRRCTLDSPGKVEKNGHAKENLHTAKAFEIQSMPNGKTRSTLLKAMNRRKISQQKEKKATQMLAIVLGVFIICWLPFFITHILNMHCDCNIPPAMYSAFTWLGYVNSAVNPIIYTTFNIEFRKAFMKILHC
- the DRD2 gene encoding D(2) dopamine receptor isoform X2: MDPLNLSWYNSDTGDRNWSKPLNESSADQKPQYNYYAVLLTLLIFVIVFGNVLVCMAVSREKALQTTTNYLIVSLAVADLLVATLVMPWVVYLEVVGEWRFSRIHCDIFVTLDVMMCTASILNLCAISIDRYTAVAMPMLYNTRYSSKRRVTLMIAVVWVLSFAISSPILFGLNKADEKECIIANPAFVVYSSVVSFYVPFIVTLLVYVQIYIVLRKRRKRVTTKRSSHGLDSDTHAPLKEAESHIDMEMEMVSSTSPPERMLAKPAAPSNHQLVVPIVSRRCTLDSPGKVEKNGHAKENLHTAKAFEIQSMPNGKTRSTLLKAMNRRKISQQKEKKATQMLAIVLGVFIICWLPFFITHILNMHCDCNIPPAMYSAFTWLGYVNSAVNPIIYTTFNIEFRKAFMKILHC